A stretch of the Drosophila sulfurigaster albostrigata strain 15112-1811.04 chromosome 2L, ASM2355843v2, whole genome shotgun sequence genome encodes the following:
- the LOC133844183 gene encoding LOW QUALITY PROTEIN: alpha-tocopherol transfer protein (The sequence of the model RefSeq protein was modified relative to this genomic sequence to represent the inferred CDS: deleted 2 bases in 2 codons), with amino-acid sequence MPAIEHKLNITEEEIPDYIRIISEKQGECPKTKKETIAEFRNYILDQNQCQPHRNDDKYLEKFLRARYWKIDNSYKLLCSYYKFREENKKFYEKVRPFDLRHLGDEDILTVTPYRDQHRILIYRFGLWRPNRVTVDDIFRATIVLQELGSLEPISQIMGGVGIFDLKDLGLEHLLHLSPSVAQKMIALLVTSMPIRTSALHIVNQNWLFNAAFKIFKPFLNAGMRERLFVHGSDMSSLHKHINPENLPKRYGGMHEDYSYTLWLDMLQHDCAGNSVQKDMEQLGFIFE; translated from the exons ATGCCGGCAATTGAGCACAAATTGAATATCACTGAGGAGGAAATACCCGATTATATACGTATAATATCGGAAAAACAAGGAGAATGCCCAAAGACCAAAAAGGAAACCATTGCTGAATTCCGTAATTATATCTTAG ATCAAAATCAGTGCCAACCACATCGCAATGATGATAAGTACCTAGAGAAG TTTTTACGGGCCCGCTACTGGAAAATTGATAACAGCTACAAATTG CTGTGCAGCTATTATAAGTTCCGAGAGGAGAACAAAAAGTTCTATGAGAAGGTTCGTCCCTTTGATCTTCGGCATCTCGGCGATGAGGATATATTGACAGTGACGCCATATCGCGATCAACATCGTATACTCATCTATCGCTTTGGACTCTGGCGACCAAATCGTGTTACTGTTGATGATATCTTCCGTGCAACCATCGTGCTACAAGAACTTGGATCATTGGAGCCAATCTCTCAGATTATGGGAGGTGTTGGCATCTTCGATCTAAAGGATTTGGGCCTGGAGCATCTGCTGCATCTGAGTCCGAGTGTGGCTCAA AAAATGATTGCTCTACTGGTG ACTTCCATGCCCATTCGAACTTCAGCCCTGCATATCGTTAATCAGAACTGGCTGTTCAATGCCGCATTTAAGATTTTCAAACCTTTTCTCAATGCCGGCATGCGGGAACGTCTTTTTGTACATGGCAGTGATATGAGTTCCTTGCACAAACATATTAATCCCGAGAATTTACCGAAGAG aTATGGAGGCATGCATGAGGATTATTCCTATACCTTGTGGTTGGACATGCTGCAGCATGACTGTGCAGGCAATTCAGTTCAAAAGGATATGGAACAGCTGGGATTTATTTTCGAATAA
- the LOC133837139 gene encoding DNA topoisomerase 2-like isoform X1 — protein sequence MQNGNKAMSIEQMYQKKSQLEHILLRPDSYIGSVEFTKELMWVYEVEGNRMVQREISFVPGLYKIFDEILVNAADNKQRDKSMNTIKVDIDPEKNLVSIWNNGQGIPVTMHKEQKMYVPTMIFGHLLTSSNYNDDEKKVTGGRNGYGAKLCNIFSQSFTLETATKQYKKSFKQTWGDNMGKASDPIIKDFNGTDFTRITFSPDLAKFKMEKLDEDIVALMSRRAYDVAASTKGVSVYLNGTKVGVKNFKDYIDLFVKNSEDDSQQPVKVIYENAGERWEVACCPSDRGFQQVSFVNSIATTKGGRHVDHVADSVIKQLIEVLKKKNKNGINIKPFQVRNHLWIFVNCLIENPTFDSQTKENMTLQAKSFGSKCTLSEKFIGNLAKAGIVESVLAWAKFKAQNDIAKTGGKKSTKIKGIPKLEDANEAGTKNSLNCTLILTEGDSAKSLAVSGLGVIGRNYYGVFPLRGKLLNVREASFKQLTENAEINNLCKIIGLQYKKKYLTMDDLKTLRYGKVMIMTDQDQDGSHIKGLLINFIHTNWPELLRLPFLEEFITPIVKATKKNEEISFYSLPEFEEWKMDTPNHHTYNIKYYKGLGTSTSKEAKEYFQDMERHRILFKYDGAVDDDSIMMAFAKKHVDLRKTWLTNHMDEVKRRKQLGLPERYLYTKGTKHISYADFVNLELVLFSNADNERSIPSMVDGLKPGQRKVMFTCFKRNDKREVKVAQLSGSVAEMSSYHHGEVSLQMTIVNLAQNYVGSNNINLLEPRGQFGTRLTGGKDCASARYIFTIMSPLTRLIFHPLDDPLMQYQVDDGQKIEPTWYIPIIPMVLVNGAEGIGTGWSTKIANYNPREIIENLRRMINGEPQTTMIPWYKNFKGTMESVGDNRFCHSGNIQILPDNRIEITELPVGVWTQTYKENVLEPLSNGTEKVKAVISDYREYHTDTTVRFVISFNAGEFERLRAEEGGFHRVFKLCSSISLNQMHAFDENNCLRRFPSPREIMEEFFKLRLEYYNRRKDYLVGQLTAQSDRLSDQARFILEKCEKKLVVENKQRKAMIDELIKRGYRPDPVKEWQRRVKMEDEAEPEDDGDEEEQALSSSSKAKVKKEVDPDKAFQKLTEVKKFDYLLGMSMWMLTEERKNELLKQRDNKLEELDNLIKKTPQMLWMTDLDMLHQKLDEVEEKERLEEQGINLKQSKAIKGQKAVAGRGKAKGKAAAGNEDIFPDPIGEKVAFKVTDDLLKKWQPPKERVPRVKAEKKSAGDEVDDFDALVEGGVAKTSPKAKKAAVKKEPGEKKPRQKKENGDGLKQGKLDFTKSKVSCNYL from the exons ATGCAGAACGGAAACAAAGCCATGTCCATCGAGCAGATGTACCAGAAGAAATCGCAACTGGAGCACATCCTGTTGCGTCCCGACTCGTACATTGGCTCCGTTGAGTTCACAAAGGAATTGATGTGGGTCTACGAGGTAGAGGGTAATCGCATGGTGCAGCGTGAGATTTCATTTGTGCCCGGTCTGTATAAGATATTTGATGAGATCTTGGTAAATGCGGCCGACAACAAACAGCGCGACAAATCAATGAATACCATTAAAGTGGATATCGATCCCGAAAAAAATCTGGTGTCTATATGGAACAATGGCCAAGGTATACCGGTTACCATGCACAAGGAACAGAAGATGTATGTGCCAACGATGATCTTTGGACATTTGTTGACGTCGTCCAACTACAATGATGATGAGAAAAAGGTTACGGGTGGTCGCAATGGCTACGGAGCGAAACTATGCAACATCTTCTCACAGAGCTTCACTTTGGAAACAGCGACTAAGCAGTACAAGAAAAGCTTTAAGCAAACCTGGGGCGATAACATGGGCAAGGCGTCTGATCCAATT ATTAAGGACTTTAATGGCACGGATTTCACCAGGATTACATTCAGTCCAGATTTAGCCAAGTTTAAAATGGAGAAACTGGACGAAGATATTGTGGCATTGATGTCGCGACGCGCCTATGATGTGGCTGCCTCAACAAAAGGCGTTTCTGTCTATTTGAATGGCACGAAAGTGGGTGTGAAGAATTTCAAAGATTACATTGATTTGTTTGTGAAGAATAGTGAAGACGACTCCCAACAACCAGTAAAAGTGATTTACGAGAATGCCGGCGAACGCTGGGAAGTTGCTTGTTGTCCCTCTGACCGTGGATTTCAACAAGTCTCGTTCGTAAACTCCATAGCAACGACTAAAGGCGGTCGGCATGTTGATCACGTAGCGGACAGTGTTATCAAGCAGTTGATTGAGGtgctgaaaaagaaaaacaagaatgGCATCAACATAAAACCGTTTCAAGTTCGCAATCATCTATGGATATTTGTCAATTGTTTGATTGAGAATCCCACATTCGATTCACAGACAAAGGAGAACATGACACTTCAGGCCAAAAGTTTTGGCTCCAAGTGCACCCTGTCTGAGAAGTTCATTGGCAATTTAGCCAAGGCGGGCATTGTTGAAAGTGTGCTCGCGTGGGCAAAGTTTAAGGCACAGAATGACATTGCCAAAACCGGTGGTAAAAAGTCAACTAAAATCAAGGGAATTCCCAAGTTGGAAGATGCCAACGAGGCGGGCACAAAGAATTCGTTGAATTGTACTCTTATCCTCACCGAGGGAGACTCAGCCAAATCTTTAGCTGTCTCTGGCCTAGGTGTTATTGGTCGCAACTATTATGGCGTCTTTCCACTGCGCGGTAAATTGTTAAACGTGCGCGAAGCATCATTCAAACAGCTAACCGAGAACGCTGAGATCAACAACCTCTGCAAAATTATTGGATTGCAGTATAAAAAGAAGTATTTAACCATGGATGATTTAAAGACACTGCGCTATGGTAAAGTAATGATCATGACTGATCAGGATCAGGATGGTTCTCACATTAAAGGATTGCTTATCAATTTTATACACACAAACTGGCCCGAACTATTACGTTTGCCCTTCCTGGAAGAGTTTATTACACCTATTGTGAAGGCAACCAAAAAGAACGAAGAGATTTCATTCTATTCGCTGCCTGAATTTGAGGAATGGAAAATGGATACACCCAATCATCATACGTACAATATCAAGTACTATAAGGGTCTCGGTACTTCGACATCCAAGGAGGCCAAAGAATATTTTCAG GATATGGAACGTCATCGTATATTGTTCAAGTACGATGGTGCAGTCGATGATGATAGCATTATGATGGCATTTGCCAAGAAACATGTTGATTTGCGTAAGACCTGGCTAACCAATCACATGGACGAAGTAAAGCGTCGCAAGCAGCTGGGTTTGCCCGAGCGTTACTTGTACACCAAAGGTACCAAGCATATCAGTTATGCAGATTTTGTCAATTTGGAACTTGTGCTCTTCTCGAATGCTGACAACGAACGCTCAATACCAAGTATGGTAGATGGCTTAAAGCCTGGTCAGCGGAAGGTCATGTTTACGTGTTTTAAGCGTAACGACAAGCGTGAAGTTAAGGTTGCCCAGCTGTCGGGTTCCGTTGCCGAAATGTCATCGTATCATCATGGTGAAGTCTCGCTGCAGATGACCATTGTGAATTTGGCGCAGAACTATGTGGGATCGAACAACATTAATTTGTTGGAGCCACGCGGTCAATTCGGTACTCGTCTCACCGGTGGAAAAGATTGTGCAAGCGCTCGTTACATTTTCACGATAATGTCGCCACTAACACGTCTTATTTTCCATCCATTGGATGATCCATTAATGCAGTATCAGGTCGACGATGGTCAAAAAATTGAGCCGACATGGTATATACCTATTATACCCATGGTATTAGTCAACGGCGCTGAAGGTATTGGTACCGGTTGGTCAACTAAAATAGCCAATTACAACCCTCGCGAAATTATTGAGAATTTACGTCGCATGATCAACGGCGAACCGCAAACAACAATGATTCCGTGGTACAAGAACTTCAAGGGCACAATGGAATCTGTTGGGGATAACCGTTTCTGTCATTCGGGCAATATTCAGATACTTCCAGACAATCGCATCGAAATCACTGAATTGCCTGTTGGCGTCTGGACGCAAACGTATAAGGAGAATGTGCTAGAACCATTGTCCAACGGCACTGAAAAAGTTAAGGCGGTGATTTCCGATTATCGCGAATATCATACCGATACAACAGTGCGATTTGTCATCAGTTTCAATGCTGGTGAATTTGAGCGGCTTAGGGCTGAGGAAGGTGGTTTCCATCGGGTGTTTAAATTATGCTCATCCATATCCCTGAACCAGATGCATGCATTCGATGAAAACAATTGCCTGCGTCGCTTCCCCTCACCTAGGGAGATTATGGAGGAATTTTTCAAACTCCGCTTGGAGTATTATAATCGTCGTAAAGATTATCTTGTTGGTCAGCTCACAGCTCAATCCGATCGTCTTAGCGATCAAGCGCGCTTCATTTTGGAGAAATGTGAGAAGAAGCTAGTAGTGGAAAATAAGCAGCGTAAGGCCATGATTGATGAGCTAATTAAGCGTGGCTATCGTCCAGATCCAGTTAAGGAATGGCAGCGGCGCGTTAAAATGGAAGACGAAGCGGAACCGGAAGATGATGGGGACGAAGAGGAGCAGGCATTATCGTCGTCTTCTAAAGCCAAGGTTAAGAAAGAAGTGGATCCTGATAAGGCATTCCAGAAGCTGACAGAGGTCAAGAAGTTCGATTATTTACTGGGCATGTCTATGTGGATGCTGACGGAGGAGCGTAAAAATGAATTACTTAAACAGCGTGATAACAAACTGGAAGAGCTCGATAATTTGATAAAGAAAACGCCGCAAATGCTCTGGATGACTGATCTCGATATGCTGCATCAAAAGCTGGATGAAGTGGAAGAAAAGGAGCGACTTGAAGAACAAGgtattaatttgaaacaatcCAAGGCGATCAAGGGCCAAAAGGCTGTTGCTGGTAGAGGCAAGGCAAAGGGCaaggctgctgctggcaacgaAGACATCTTCCCCGATCCCATCGGCGAAAAGGTGGCATTTAAGGTTACTGATGATCTGCTTAAAAAGTGGCAGCCTCCGAAGGAACGCGTACCCCGAGTGAAAGCTGAAAAGAAATCAGCCGGCGACGAGGTCGATGATTTCGATGCGCTTGTCGAGGGCGGCGTTGCAAAGACATCACCCAAAGCAAAGAAGGCGGCTGTCAAGAAGGAACCGGGCGAGAAGAAGCCACGTCAAAAGAAGGAGAACGGCGATGGTCTCAAACAGGGAAAACTCGACTTTACCAAGTCTAAGGTAAGTTGTAACTATTTATAA
- the LOC133837139 gene encoding DNA topoisomerase 2-like isoform X2, whose amino-acid sequence MQNGNKAMSIEQMYQKKSQLEHILLRPDSYIGSVEFTKELMWVYEVEGNRMVQREISFVPGLYKIFDEILVNAADNKQRDKSMNTIKVDIDPEKNLVSIWNNGQGIPVTMHKEQKMYVPTMIFGHLLTSSNYNDDEKKVTGGRNGYGAKLCNIFSQSFTLETATKQYKKSFKQTWGDNMGKASDPIIKDFNGTDFTRITFSPDLAKFKMEKLDEDIVALMSRRAYDVAASTKGVSVYLNGTKVGVKNFKDYIDLFVKNSEDDSQQPVKVIYENAGERWEVACCPSDRGFQQVSFVNSIATTKGGRHVDHVADSVIKQLIEVLKKKNKNGINIKPFQVRNHLWIFVNCLIENPTFDSQTKENMTLQAKSFGSKCTLSEKFIGNLAKAGIVESVLAWAKFKAQNDIAKTGGKKSTKIKGIPKLEDANEAGTKNSLNCTLILTEGDSAKSLAVSGLGVIGRNYYGVFPLRGKLLNVREASFKQLTENAEINNLCKIIGLQYKKKYLTMDDLKTLRYGKVMIMTDQDQDGSHIKGLLINFIHTNWPELLRLPFLEEFITPIVKATKKNEEISFYSLPEFEEWKMDTPNHHTYNIKYYKGLGTSTSKEAKEYFQDMERHRILFKYDGAVDDDSIMMAFAKKHVDLRKTWLTNHMDEVKRRKQLGLPERYLYTKGTKHISYADFVNLELVLFSNADNERSIPSMVDGLKPGQRKVMFTCFKRNDKREVKVAQLSGSVAEMSSYHHGEVSLQMTIVNLAQNYVGSNNINLLEPRGQFGTRLTGGKDCASARYIFTIMSPLTRLIFHPLDDPLMQYQVDDGQKIEPTWYIPIIPMVLVNGAEGIGTGWSTKIANYNPREIIENLRRMINGEPQTTMIPWYKNFKGTMESVGDNRFCHSGNIQILPDNRIEITELPVGVWTQTYKENVLEPLSNGTEKVKAVISDYREYHTDTTVRFVISFNAGEFERLRAEEGGFHRVFKLCSSISLNQMHAFDENNCLRRFPSPREIMEEFFKLRLEYYNRRKDYLVGQLTAQSDRLSDQARFILEKCEKKLVVENKQRKAMIDELIKRGYRPDPVKEWQRRVKMEDEAEPEDDGDEEEQALSSSSKAKVKKEVDPDKAFQKLTEVKKFDYLLGMSMWMLTEERKNELLKQRDNKLEELDNLIKKTPQMLWMTDLDMLHQKLDEVEEKERLEEQGINLKQSKAIKGQKAVAGRGKAKGKAAAGNEDIFPDPIGEKVAFKVTDDLLKKWQPPKERVPRVKAEKKSAGDEVDDFDALVEGGVAKTSPKAKKAAVKKEPGEKKPRQKKENGDGLKQGKLDFTKSKVKKANSLDDDDDEEEDFESITVAPREDRPGRRAASKKIDYSFIDDDDEAANDNSKAGKDDDDFESDDSPIKRPKKRQRDDDSGSSGGKKRQFRRNIVLLKAMKAMMPNLWTMMIRILKDKLLFLRLIILSWSMFKLMYYGILFQISL is encoded by the exons ATGCAGAACGGAAACAAAGCCATGTCCATCGAGCAGATGTACCAGAAGAAATCGCAACTGGAGCACATCCTGTTGCGTCCCGACTCGTACATTGGCTCCGTTGAGTTCACAAAGGAATTGATGTGGGTCTACGAGGTAGAGGGTAATCGCATGGTGCAGCGTGAGATTTCATTTGTGCCCGGTCTGTATAAGATATTTGATGAGATCTTGGTAAATGCGGCCGACAACAAACAGCGCGACAAATCAATGAATACCATTAAAGTGGATATCGATCCCGAAAAAAATCTGGTGTCTATATGGAACAATGGCCAAGGTATACCGGTTACCATGCACAAGGAACAGAAGATGTATGTGCCAACGATGATCTTTGGACATTTGTTGACGTCGTCCAACTACAATGATGATGAGAAAAAGGTTACGGGTGGTCGCAATGGCTACGGAGCGAAACTATGCAACATCTTCTCACAGAGCTTCACTTTGGAAACAGCGACTAAGCAGTACAAGAAAAGCTTTAAGCAAACCTGGGGCGATAACATGGGCAAGGCGTCTGATCCAATT ATTAAGGACTTTAATGGCACGGATTTCACCAGGATTACATTCAGTCCAGATTTAGCCAAGTTTAAAATGGAGAAACTGGACGAAGATATTGTGGCATTGATGTCGCGACGCGCCTATGATGTGGCTGCCTCAACAAAAGGCGTTTCTGTCTATTTGAATGGCACGAAAGTGGGTGTGAAGAATTTCAAAGATTACATTGATTTGTTTGTGAAGAATAGTGAAGACGACTCCCAACAACCAGTAAAAGTGATTTACGAGAATGCCGGCGAACGCTGGGAAGTTGCTTGTTGTCCCTCTGACCGTGGATTTCAACAAGTCTCGTTCGTAAACTCCATAGCAACGACTAAAGGCGGTCGGCATGTTGATCACGTAGCGGACAGTGTTATCAAGCAGTTGATTGAGGtgctgaaaaagaaaaacaagaatgGCATCAACATAAAACCGTTTCAAGTTCGCAATCATCTATGGATATTTGTCAATTGTTTGATTGAGAATCCCACATTCGATTCACAGACAAAGGAGAACATGACACTTCAGGCCAAAAGTTTTGGCTCCAAGTGCACCCTGTCTGAGAAGTTCATTGGCAATTTAGCCAAGGCGGGCATTGTTGAAAGTGTGCTCGCGTGGGCAAAGTTTAAGGCACAGAATGACATTGCCAAAACCGGTGGTAAAAAGTCAACTAAAATCAAGGGAATTCCCAAGTTGGAAGATGCCAACGAGGCGGGCACAAAGAATTCGTTGAATTGTACTCTTATCCTCACCGAGGGAGACTCAGCCAAATCTTTAGCTGTCTCTGGCCTAGGTGTTATTGGTCGCAACTATTATGGCGTCTTTCCACTGCGCGGTAAATTGTTAAACGTGCGCGAAGCATCATTCAAACAGCTAACCGAGAACGCTGAGATCAACAACCTCTGCAAAATTATTGGATTGCAGTATAAAAAGAAGTATTTAACCATGGATGATTTAAAGACACTGCGCTATGGTAAAGTAATGATCATGACTGATCAGGATCAGGATGGTTCTCACATTAAAGGATTGCTTATCAATTTTATACACACAAACTGGCCCGAACTATTACGTTTGCCCTTCCTGGAAGAGTTTATTACACCTATTGTGAAGGCAACCAAAAAGAACGAAGAGATTTCATTCTATTCGCTGCCTGAATTTGAGGAATGGAAAATGGATACACCCAATCATCATACGTACAATATCAAGTACTATAAGGGTCTCGGTACTTCGACATCCAAGGAGGCCAAAGAATATTTTCAG GATATGGAACGTCATCGTATATTGTTCAAGTACGATGGTGCAGTCGATGATGATAGCATTATGATGGCATTTGCCAAGAAACATGTTGATTTGCGTAAGACCTGGCTAACCAATCACATGGACGAAGTAAAGCGTCGCAAGCAGCTGGGTTTGCCCGAGCGTTACTTGTACACCAAAGGTACCAAGCATATCAGTTATGCAGATTTTGTCAATTTGGAACTTGTGCTCTTCTCGAATGCTGACAACGAACGCTCAATACCAAGTATGGTAGATGGCTTAAAGCCTGGTCAGCGGAAGGTCATGTTTACGTGTTTTAAGCGTAACGACAAGCGTGAAGTTAAGGTTGCCCAGCTGTCGGGTTCCGTTGCCGAAATGTCATCGTATCATCATGGTGAAGTCTCGCTGCAGATGACCATTGTGAATTTGGCGCAGAACTATGTGGGATCGAACAACATTAATTTGTTGGAGCCACGCGGTCAATTCGGTACTCGTCTCACCGGTGGAAAAGATTGTGCAAGCGCTCGTTACATTTTCACGATAATGTCGCCACTAACACGTCTTATTTTCCATCCATTGGATGATCCATTAATGCAGTATCAGGTCGACGATGGTCAAAAAATTGAGCCGACATGGTATATACCTATTATACCCATGGTATTAGTCAACGGCGCTGAAGGTATTGGTACCGGTTGGTCAACTAAAATAGCCAATTACAACCCTCGCGAAATTATTGAGAATTTACGTCGCATGATCAACGGCGAACCGCAAACAACAATGATTCCGTGGTACAAGAACTTCAAGGGCACAATGGAATCTGTTGGGGATAACCGTTTCTGTCATTCGGGCAATATTCAGATACTTCCAGACAATCGCATCGAAATCACTGAATTGCCTGTTGGCGTCTGGACGCAAACGTATAAGGAGAATGTGCTAGAACCATTGTCCAACGGCACTGAAAAAGTTAAGGCGGTGATTTCCGATTATCGCGAATATCATACCGATACAACAGTGCGATTTGTCATCAGTTTCAATGCTGGTGAATTTGAGCGGCTTAGGGCTGAGGAAGGTGGTTTCCATCGGGTGTTTAAATTATGCTCATCCATATCCCTGAACCAGATGCATGCATTCGATGAAAACAATTGCCTGCGTCGCTTCCCCTCACCTAGGGAGATTATGGAGGAATTTTTCAAACTCCGCTTGGAGTATTATAATCGTCGTAAAGATTATCTTGTTGGTCAGCTCACAGCTCAATCCGATCGTCTTAGCGATCAAGCGCGCTTCATTTTGGAGAAATGTGAGAAGAAGCTAGTAGTGGAAAATAAGCAGCGTAAGGCCATGATTGATGAGCTAATTAAGCGTGGCTATCGTCCAGATCCAGTTAAGGAATGGCAGCGGCGCGTTAAAATGGAAGACGAAGCGGAACCGGAAGATGATGGGGACGAAGAGGAGCAGGCATTATCGTCGTCTTCTAAAGCCAAGGTTAAGAAAGAAGTGGATCCTGATAAGGCATTCCAGAAGCTGACAGAGGTCAAGAAGTTCGATTATTTACTGGGCATGTCTATGTGGATGCTGACGGAGGAGCGTAAAAATGAATTACTTAAACAGCGTGATAACAAACTGGAAGAGCTCGATAATTTGATAAAGAAAACGCCGCAAATGCTCTGGATGACTGATCTCGATATGCTGCATCAAAAGCTGGATGAAGTGGAAGAAAAGGAGCGACTTGAAGAACAAGgtattaatttgaaacaatcCAAGGCGATCAAGGGCCAAAAGGCTGTTGCTGGTAGAGGCAAGGCAAAGGGCaaggctgctgctggcaacgaAGACATCTTCCCCGATCCCATCGGCGAAAAGGTGGCATTTAAGGTTACTGATGATCTGCTTAAAAAGTGGCAGCCTCCGAAGGAACGCGTACCCCGAGTGAAAGCTGAAAAGAAATCAGCCGGCGACGAGGTCGATGATTTCGATGCGCTTGTCGAGGGCGGCGTTGCAAAGACATCACCCAAAGCAAAGAAGGCGGCTGTCAAGAAGGAACCGGGCGAGAAGAAGCCACGTCAAAAGAAGGAGAACGGCGATGGTCTCAAACAGGGAAAACTCGACTTTACCAAGTCTAAGGTAA AAAAGGCAAATTCattggatgatgatgatgatgaagaggaAGATTTTGAGAGCATAACGGTGGCACCTCGTGAGGATCGTCCTGGTCGCCGTGCTGCAAGCAAAAAGATTGATTACTCTTtcattgatgatgatgatgaggctGCTAATGATAACAGCAAGGCTGGAAAAGACGATGATGACTTTGAGTCTGACGACTCACCCATCAAGCGTCCAAAGAAACGTCAGCGTGATgacgacagcggcagcagtggTGGAAAGAAAAGGCAATTCAGAAGAAATATCGTGCTGTTGAAAGCGATGAAAGCGATGATGCCGAATTTGTGGACGATGATGATTCGGATTTTGAAGGATAAACTATTATTTCTTCGTCTCATTATTTTGTCGTGGTCTATGTTCAAGTTGATgtactatggtatattatttcaaatatctttataa
- the LOC133842675 gene encoding atrophin-1 gives MKMEDPTIADTYVQEFNLDHLGVGVAGNSVTTLTPVSVAAIGHVKREDHSPPQPVKWTTVHGAEPPADDESEPMPLAMPLPIAVPEAAAGDVVQLAAESHIKLRSFSGQQWQMDERRLQPLSPPPEGYVGGPMGGQAVLVNTSSSSSSAAAAAVAAAAAAASASASASASAVPGGVPSTPPETPPVVGSPTGSSSCPSQAYAHHYHAGPSNATANVAAVGLCQEMRWLPNAMRADQQPLDLRPLACPGSQEEAEEWERQREYAMHAAAAAAHHHHGHPLMQSHHHHGPGRLMGQAQHPSHHHFHSLEHALPINMHSNSTNSYAGSPGPVTVLGPGGSLCPTISQCGPHMPSAGSSSGASSGSNSRGCVRSILQPCRPLSASSTRSSNNSPRTCSGAYSNATLEDCINDDMLTTLTVRELNKRLHGCPREEVVRLKQKRRTLKNRGYAQNCRSKRLHQRHELEKANRQLNQDLHRLKLEYSRVCQERDTLMQRLQQQRTGSRRCGQPEFTRVLSMTPTGGGLISFHLNELASVAVAATAAAAASCLAYTHTFASTWASSSAVATSAGGQLSKLHIK, from the coding sequence ATGAAAATGGAAGATCCCACCATTGCAGACACATATGTGCAGGAATTTAATTTGGATCATTTGGGAGTTGGTGTCGCCGGTAACTCAGTGACCACACTAACGCCCGTCTCCGTGGCCGCCATTGGACATGTGAAGCGCGAAGATCACAGTCCACCACAGCCGGTCAAATGGACGACAGTGCACGGCGCAGAGCCGCCAGCGGATGATGAGTCGGAACCGATGCCACTCGCAATGCCACTGCCAATTGCTGTGCCGGAAGCAGCCGCCGGGGACGTCGTCCAACTGGCGGCCGAATCACACATTAAGCTACGCTCTTTTTCGGGCCAACAGTGGCAGATGGACGAGCGGCGTCTGCAGCCGCTAAGTCCGCCGCCCGAGGGCTACGTGGGCGGACCGATGGGCGGACAAGCCGTGCTCGTGAAcacttcctcctcctcctcgtcggcagcagcggcggctgtggctgctgcagcggcagccgcATCCGCCTCTGCATCCGCCTCAGCCTCCGCTGTGCCTGGCGGCGTACCCAGCACACCGCCTGAGACGCCGCCCGTGGTCGGTTCACCAAcgggcagcagcagttgtCCCAGTCAGGCGTATGCGCATCACTACCATGCCGGTCCCAGTAATGCCACCGCGAATGTGGCTGCTGTGGGTCTGTGTCAGGAAATGAGATGGCTGCCCAATGCGATGCGCGCCGATCAACAGCCTCTGGATCTGCGTCCACTGGCCTGTCCCGGTTCGCAGGAAGAGGCCGAGGAATGGGAACGTCAGCGGGAATATGCGATGCAtgcggcagcggcggctgcACACCATCATCATGGCCATCCGCTGATGCAGAGTCACCATCATCATGGACCGGGTCGGCTAATGGGGCAGGCACAGCATCCCTCGCATCATCATTTCCACAGTCTGGAGCACGCGCTGCCCATTAACATGCACTCGAATTCCACCAACTCATATGCGGGCAGTCCGGGTCCCGTGACCGTGCTCGGACCCGGCGGTTCACTCTGCCCCACGATCAGCCAATGCGGACCACATATGCCATCGGCGGGCAGCAGTAGCGGCGCCAGCAGTGGCTCCAATTCACGCGGCTGTGTGCGCTCCATACTGCAGCCGTGTCGTCCGCTCTCGGCCAGCTCCACACGCAGCTCAAACAACTCGCCACGCACGTGCTCCGGCGCATACAGCAATGCGACGCTTGAGGATTGCATCAACGATGACATGCTGACTACACTGACGGTGCGGGAACTTAATAAACGCCTTCATGGCTGTCCACGTGAGGAGGTTGTGCGTCTGAAGCAGAAACGTCGCACGCTCAAGAATCGCGGCTATGCCCAGAACTGTCGCTCCAAGAGACTACATCAGCGACACGAACTGGAGAAGGCCAATCGCCAGCTCAATCAGGATCTGCATCGACTCAAGCTGGAGTATTCGCGCGTCTGCCAGGAGCGCGACACACTGATGCAGCGtctgcagcaacagcgaacGGGGAGCCGCCGGTGCGGACAGCCAGAGTTCACCCGAGTTCTATCTATGACGCCAACTGGCGGCGGCCTCATCAGCTTCCACCTCAACGAACTCGCatcagttgcagtcgcagccacagcagcagcagcagcatcgtgcctcgcatacacacacacattcgcatcCACATGGGCATCCTCATCCGCAGTGGCCACCTCAGCAGGTGGTCAATTAAGTAAACTACACATTAAGTGA